GAAAGTATGGGATACCGGTGATTTACAGCTTACGGTTGCATCTACATCAGAGAAAGTCATCATGATCGAGGCCGGTGCGAATGAGATCCCGGAAAAGAAAATGATCGAGGCAATCTATAAATGTCATGATGTAAACCAGACGATCATTGCGTTTATCAATCATATCGTAGAAGAAGTAGGCAAGCCAAAACATGAGTACACAAGCTGTGCAATTCCGGAAGAAATGTTTGCTGCAATGAAAGAAATCGTAACACCGGAGCAGATGGAAGAAGCTGTATTTACCGATGAAAAGCAGAAACGTGAAGAGAATATCCGTGAGATTACAGATAAACTTGCTGAGGCATTTGCAGATAACGAAGAATGGTTAGCAGTGCTCGGTGAGGCTGTTTACCAGTATCAGAAGAAGACTGTCCGTAAGATGATCTTAAAAGATCATAAACGTCCGGATGGCCGTGCAATCAATCAGATCCGTCCACTTGCAGCAGAGGTTGACCTGATTCCAAGAGTTCATGGTTCTGCAATGTTTACCCGTGGACAGACACAGATCTGTGATGTTGTTACATTAGCTCCACTTTCTGAAGTACAGAAGATTGACGGATTAGATGAGAATATTACAACAAAGAGATATATCCATCAGTATAACTTCCCTGCATATTCTGTAGGTGAGACAAAGGTTTCACGTGGACCGGGACGTCGTGAGATCGGTCATGGTGCATTAGCAGAGAAAGCACTTATGGCTGTACTTCCTTCTGAGGAAGAGTTCCCGTATGCAATTCGTGCTGTATCCGAGACATTTGAGTCAAACGGATCTACTTCCATGGCTTCTACCTGTGCATCCTGTATGTCATTAATGGCAGCAGGCGTTCCGCTTAAAGCAATGGTTGCAGGTATTTCCTGTGGTCTTGTTACCGGTGATACAGATGATGATTATCTTGTTCTTACTGATATCCAGGGACTTGAAGATTTCTTCGGGGATATGGACTTTAAAGTAACCGGTACGCACAAAGGTATCACTGCGATCCAGATGGATATCAAGATTCATGGTCTTACAAGACCGATCGTTGAGGAAGCGATCAGCCGTGCAAGAGAGGCAAGAATCTACATCATGGATGAGGTTATGTCAAAAGCGATCGAAGAGCCGAGAAAAGAAGTAAGTGCGTATGCACCGAAGATCGTTCAGATTCAGATCAATCCGGACAAGATTGGTGATGTAGTCGGACAGAGAGGCAAGACAATCAACGAGATCATCGACCGCACTGGTGTTAAGATCGATATCACGGATGACGGTGCAGTTTCTGTATGCGGTACAGATGCTGAGATGATGAATAAAGCAATCGAGATGATCAAGATCATCACGACTGACTTTGCTGAGGGACAGATTTTTACCGGTACGGTTGTAAGCATCAAAGAGTTTGGTGCATTCATTGAGTTTGCTCCGGGTAAAGAGGGAATGGTTCATATTTCCAAAATTTCCAAAGAGCGTATCAACCGTGTAGAAGATGTCCTGACATTAGGAGATAAGGTTAAAGTTGTATGCCTTGGAAAAGATAAGATGGGACGCATCAGCTTTTCTATGAAGGATGTTCCGGCAGAGGCATAAGAAAAGATAGACAATTTGAAAATTGCAAATGGTCTGTATATTTTGGTATACAGACCTGAAAAAAGAACTGCGTGTTGATCTGAAAACACGCAGTTCTTTTTGTAACTATATTCAAATACCGGCGATTGAATAGCAGATAACCATGACGGAATGTATCATTGACATTATAATCCCATAATTCCATCCACCGGCAGGGAAAAAGCGACGCCGTGTGCAGGAGAGTCCATGCCATGAGCAGAACTGATTGCCTGCATGATCTCGGTTTTTTTATCTTTTGGAACAACGATTGCGACAATTTCCTGTTCTTCCTGGATCGTGATACCGAAAATGACGGCTGATTTTCCGGGGCTGCAGCGCAGACCTTTTAGAATTGTGCCTCCGGTTGCACCGGCAGCGCGTGCGGTATTCATGACAGCATCACTGTATCCCTGATTGATCGTTACAAGTATCATGGCATGTGTAATTGTTTCGCTCATTTTTTTCACTTCCTTTTCAACATCGTCTCTGTCTGATTCTGCTGTATGTTCATTTAAAAGTTTATAGAGAAAACCCTGCATGCCGTTCATTGGAATACTTACGGCAATACCGGTTCCTTTCTTATGAAGACTTAATGCCTGATTCATCTCAGCAAGCAGAATTTTCTTGCGCTCATTTGGAATAAAACAGAGTGTAATACTTTTCTGGATGCTTCCAAGACCACATAATTCCAGCCATTCCGAGCTGGCTGTGCCGATTCCATGCATCTGATAGTAGACCGGTATATGGGAATCTGCTAAAAATTCACATAATCGTTCCCGGATATGGGAATCTGTAATAATTACAAGACAACGGTAAGCCTCTCTTTTTTTCTGTTCCTGCATCGTTAAAATTCCTCCTCAAAATCCAGAATCTCATTGTCGTCAATTCCAATGAGTGCAGCGGCAGGGGTACTTGCTTTCTTTAATTTGATATTATAAGAAACTCCCATAACCTGAACTGCAATGAGTGGTGCCATGGCAACCATGGCGACAACACCAAAAGCGTCTGTTACGACATTGCCTCCGATTGCAGTACAGGCACCCATGGCGAGAGGAAGCAGGAAAGTGGAAGTCATAGGACCACTTGCAACTCCACCTGAGTCAAATGCAATACCGACAAATACTCTGGGTACAAATCGTGTCAGAATCAGTGCGATCAGATAGCCGGGGATTAAAAGCCAGTAAATATTTAAACCGGTAAGAACACGCAGCAGAGCAAGCGCAACTGAGGCGGATACACCGATCGACAGACTTAAATTCATAGTGTCTCTTGAAATAGAACCGTTTGTGACATCTTCAACCTGGCGGTTCAGTACCTGAACGGCAGGCTCAGCTTTTACGATATAATAACCGATCAGAGCACCGATCGGAATCAGGATCCATTTCCATGGCTGTCCGGCAAGACTGCTTCCAAGAAGACTTCCGACAGGCGCAAATCCGACATTTACACCGGTTAAGAAAAGAATCAGACCGATGATCGTGTAGAGAAAACCGATGATCATCTTGATCATCTGCGGGCGGTGATAACGCCTGGAAATAAGCTGGAAAATCAAAAAAACAAAAAGTACCGGAAGAATGGACAGAAGTACTTCTTTGGCGTAATCCGGTACCATATGTACAAATTCGCGGATTACATCCTGCATGGTGATCACGTCAGGAATTGTTGTTTCATTGTAAGCGGCACCGGTTGGATGATAAAAGATGCCAAGCAGCAGAACCATCAAAACCGGACCGATGCTGCAAAAAGAGATCAGTCCGAAACTGTCGCTTGAACCATTTTTATCATTTCTGGTGGCGGAGAGTCCAACACCGATCGCCATGATAAAAGGAACTGTCATAGGACCTGTTGTCACACCGCCGGAATCAAATGCGACTGCGATAAAATCAGCAGGTGCCGCAAAAGAAAGAAGAAACAGCGCAATATAAAAAATGCACAACAGGACTGGAAGACTGATCCGGAAAAGAATACGGAGTACGGCGATTACCAGAAATACACCGACACCAAGTGCAACCGTAAAGATCAGAGTATTGTTTGGAATAGAAGGAACCTGATTTGCGAGAACCTGAAGATCCGGTTCTGCAAGAGTAATGATAATACCCATTAGAAAACAAACACTGATTAAAATAGGAAGTTTTCTTGTTTTCATAATGGAAGAACCAACGCCTTCGCCGAGAGGAGTCATGGCAGTTTCTGCACCGAGCTGGAAAAAAGCCATACCAATGATCAACATAAATGCACCGACTAGGAAGAGGGCAATCGTACCTGTTTCCATGGGGACGACAAAAATAGAGAGCAGAAGTACGATCACAGTGATCGGGAGAACCGCGTTTACGGATTCGTCAAATTTTTCTTTGAGTTTTTTGTTCAAGATGGCATCACACTACTTTCTTTTTTATTTTTAAAGCAAACCATAATAGTTCACTAATTAACTATTATTTATTTTAAGAAAAAACATTCCGGCTGTCAAACATTCTTCTGAATTTTCAGAAAAAATTAACATTTTCTTATCATTTTTTAGCAGAAAGGATACTTTTTCATATAATAATATGGAAGTTTTTTAATAGAAGGGGGCTGCTATGGATCGGGTTAAGAAGATCATTCACACAGATTATGCATACAGATCAGGACTTAGCGGGCAGAATATTACGGTTGCAGTGATGGATACCGGCATTGTCCCACATCCGGATTTTGAAGACAGGATTATATATTTTAAGGATTTTTGTAATGGAAGAAATGAAATGTATGACGATAATGGGCATGGGACGCATGTTTCTGGGATCATTGCAGGAAATGGAAAAATGTCGGAACAGTATGTGAAAGGTACTGCACATAACGTCCGCAGATACAGTGGCGTTGCACCAAAATGCAGGATCATCATGTTAAAAGTATTAGACGAAAATGGAAATGGAAATACTAAAAAGGTACTTGATGCTGTAAACTGGGTGAAAGCAAACAGAAAACTGCATCATATCAGAATATTAAATATATCCGTTGGAATGCTGCCTGGAGCGGGGGTGGAAGAGCAGAGAAAACTATTACATGCGATCGATGAATTGTGGGATGAGGGAATCATGGTGGTTGCTGCTGCAGGAAACAACGGACCGAAAGAAAATACTGTGACGATACCGGGTATTTCAAGAAAAGTACTGACCGTTGGAAGCAGTGATGATGATACCAGTGACCATGGGAGAAAAGCTTTAAAAACAGGATATAGTGGTAGAGGACCGACTGCATGCTGCATTGTCAAACCGGAGATTCTTGCGCCGGGAACTGGGATTACGAGCTGCAGCAGGGATGCAATGGGATATCAGGTAAAAAGCGGGACTTCTATGGCAGCACCGGTTGTATCAGGGGCACTTGCGCTGGCATTTGAAAAATATCCGTCGTTTACTCCGGCAGAAATGAAACTTCGCCTTTATGAGAGAGCATATCCGCGAAGCACGCAGCTTGGAAAAACCGGCTGGGGAATGATACATGTGGATTATCTCGTCCGTTGACTTTTGAGTGGAAAATTATTACAATAAGCACATGCCTGCGATGAAATAAAACTTTATTTTATTAAAAAACAGCGCAGAAATGGAGTTTTGTATGAAGAAAATATTACATCTCATATTTGGAAGATTTTTTGTAGTAGCCATGGCGATCATTTTACAGGTGTTATGGTTATGTGTTGTATTGTGGCAGCTTAGCTACAAGTTCACATATGTCAATCTGCTCGTACGTGTGATCGCGATCATTGTCGTACTTGTCATCGTCAATAAATGGACAAATCCGGCGAATAAACTTTCGTGGACATTTTTGATACTGCTTTCACCGGTTTTCGGACTTATGGTATATCTGTTGTTTGGAAGATCAGGTCTGACAAAACATACCAGAGAGAGAATGGATGCAGTTAACCGACAGGTAGAAGCCTTGTTTCAGAGAGATACCGCAGCAGAAGAGAAATTGGAAAAAGAAAGCCGGTCGGCATATCTGCAGTCATCTTATATTGATAAATGGGCAGGCTTCCCTTTATACCAGAATACACAGACGAAATATTACAGATGCGGGGAAGAAATGTTCCCGGATATGTTAGAGGCATTGCGTGGTGCAGAACATTTTATTTTTCTCGAATATTTTATCATCGAGGAAGGGTATATGTTTAATACAATCCTGGATATCCTGGAAGAAAAGGCAAAAGCAGGAGTGGATGTGCGATTTATCTATGATGATGTCGGCAGTATCAATTCTATTTCCTTTGGATATTATAAGAAGCTACAGGAGAGAGGAATCCCCTGCGTGACATTTAACCCATTTAAACCGTTGATCTCTGTGGTGATGAACAACCGTGATCACAGAAAGATTTTTGTGGTGGACGGTTATATCGGATTTACAGGTGGAATCAACCTTGCAGACGAATACATCAACAAAGTACAGAGATTTGGCTACTGGAAAGATACCGGAGTCAGGATTGAGGGAGAGGCTGTCTGGAGTCTTACGGCAATGTTCCTTGAAATGTGGAACTATATTAATCGTTCCACAGAAGATTACAGCAGGTTTCTGCCATCGGTATATCAGCAGAAAAAAACTGATTCGGATGGGTTTGTGCAGCCATATGGAGACAGTCCTCTGGATAATGAAAATGTCGGAGAAAATATTTATTTAAATATCATAAGCCGTGCAAAAAAATATGTATACATTTTCACACCGTATCTGATCATAGACCATGAGATGCTGATCTGTCTTTCTAATGCGGCAAAGAGCGGTGTGGATGTAAGAATTGTGACACCGGGAGTGCCGGATAAAAAAGCAGTTTATCTTCTGACACAGTCATATTATGAACCGCTTTTAAAAAATGGTGTAAGGATCTTTCAATATACACCAGGATTTATCCATGCAAAATGTTTTGTCTGTGATGATGAAATTGCAACAGTCGGCAGTGTGAACCTTGACTACCGGAGTCTGTTTTTACATTTTGAATGTGGTGTATTTATGTATCAGTCTAAGGCAGTCATGCAGGTAAAAGAAGACTGCCTTAAGACATTTGCTGAGTCAGAGGAGATGGACGTGGCATTCTGCAGGGAGAGAAAACTTCCGGTACGTATGGTGCAAAGTCTGATGCGTCTGTTTGCACCATTGCTGTAGTATATGATGATGGGACTGGAAAAAATATATAATGTACATCGTTTGAAATGTCTCATGGAACAAAGTACAGGAGGGTGCGGCAAAAATAATCTTTATATTCTGCAGCATTAACTGTATCTGTATATACGATACTGACACTGCCGATGGGTGTTCCGTTCAGGAAATACACCGCTTTTCCGGCAGTGCCGCCTTTTTTTACAGGCGCTGTCACACTTTCTGGCAGTTCTATGCTTTTGGTAATGCCGGAAAGATCACTTCCATCTGTTGTCATATACTGAAAAGGTCTTTGGTAGATGATGCCGACAGAATCAGCAAGGCCTTTTTCTACCGGAAGGGCGTCTAGTTTATCTTCATGATTGTCACAGTAGATCCTGCATTTCCCAAATCCGTAATTTAACAGTGATGTAGCATCAGCAGAGCGGGACTTGATATCGGGTGCACCCATGATGACAGCAATCAGTTCCATGCCGCCTTTTTTTGCAGTTGCAGAAATACAGTACATGGCAGTATTGGTAAATCCGGTTTTCAGACCGGTGGCGTACTGGTAATGCTTGATCAGTTTATTGGTGTTGGTCAGCCCAAACTCAGAGGAACCTTTTGCAGTAGTGTGGGTGATATTTTCCATCCAGATCGTACAGTAATCGTGGATTTTCGGATATTTTGTGATCAGTTCGCGTGACATTAAGGCAATATCGTTTGCACTGGTCATATGCCCATCGGCGTCTAAACCACAACAGTTGATAAATGTGGTATCATTCATGCCGAGCCCTTTGGCACGTTCATTCATCATGCGGACAAATTCTGACTCTGAGCCGGCAATATGTTCTGCCATGGCAACACAGGCATCGTTCGCACTTGCGACACTGATGCATTTGATCATCGTATCGACGGTCTGTGTTTCGCCTGGTTCTAAAAATACCTGTGAACCTCCCATGCTGGCTGCGTGCTCGGAGACAGTCACAGTATCATCGAAAGAAATCTGTTTTGAGGAAAGAGCATCAAAAATCAAAAGTAGAGTCATGATCTTGGTGACGCTTGCCGGATGTCTCGATTCGTGGGAGTTTTTTTCATAGACAATGGCTCCGGTAGATGCCTCCATTAAAATTGCACTTGGTGCGGAAATATTTAAATCAGCAGCCGGTACAGTTTCTGTATTAGAGCTAAATGAGATAGAGTCTGCTGTGCCCGGAGTGAAACAGGAAGATACAGGAAATAATGTGCTTTGCATAAAAAGATTAAGACTAAGCAGAAAGGAAACCACAAATTTCAAAAATATGCCCTCCGTAGGGTTCTGTTATAATTTATTTTAGGAGTACGGGATGTACATTATGCATAAAAATCTTGAATTTTGCAGGAATCCACGGTAAAATCATTATTTGTGGAATGAGAGGGTGTTACATAGATGGAATTAACAGTAAAGCTTCAGGTGTTTGAGGGTCCACTGGATCTGCTTTTACATTTATTGGAAAAAAATAAAGTAAATATATATGATATTCCGATCGTGGAGATTACCAGCCAATACATGGAATATATTGCTGAGATGCGCAGACAGGACTTAAATGTGATGAGCGAATTCCTTGTGATGGCGGCGACATTACTTGATATTAAATCCAAAATGCTGCTTCCTGCAAAAGAAAGTGAAGATGAGCAGGAGGAAGACCCAAGAGCCGAACTTGTGCAGCAGTTATTGGAATATAAAATGTATAAATGTATGGCATATGAACTTAAGGATCGTCAGATCGATGCGGAAAAAGTCCTGTATAAAGTACCGACGATTCCGCCGGAAGTGCTTGCATATGAAGAACCGGTAGATGTGAATGAACTGATGTCCGGTATCACACTCGCAAGATTGAACGATATATTTCAGTCTATCATAAAAAAACAGGC
The Roseburia rectibacter DNA segment above includes these coding regions:
- a CDS encoding polyribonucleotide nucleotidyltransferase; the encoded protein is MYKSFSMELAGRTLTVDIGRVCAQANGAALLKYGETTVLSTATASDKPRDGVDFFPLSVEYEEKMYAVGKIPGGFNKREGKASENAILTSRVIDRPMRPLFPKDYRNDVTINNMVMSVDTECRPEVVAMIGSALAVTISDIPFAGPCAMTQMGMVDGEFIINPSQKVWDTGDLQLTVASTSEKVIMIEAGANEIPEKKMIEAIYKCHDVNQTIIAFINHIVEEVGKPKHEYTSCAIPEEMFAAMKEIVTPEQMEEAVFTDEKQKREENIREITDKLAEAFADNEEWLAVLGEAVYQYQKKTVRKMILKDHKRPDGRAINQIRPLAAEVDLIPRVHGSAMFTRGQTQICDVVTLAPLSEVQKIDGLDENITTKRYIHQYNFPAYSVGETKVSRGPGRREIGHGALAEKALMAVLPSEEEFPYAIRAVSETFESNGSTSMASTCASCMSLMAAGVPLKAMVAGISCGLVTGDTDDDYLVLTDIQGLEDFFGDMDFKVTGTHKGITAIQMDIKIHGLTRPIVEEAISRAREARIYIMDEVMSKAIEEPRKEVSAYAPKIVQIQINPDKIGDVVGQRGKTINEIIDRTGVKIDITDDGAVSVCGTDAEMMNKAIEMIKIITTDFAEGQIFTGTVVSIKEFGAFIEFAPGKEGMVHISKISKERINRVEDVLTLGDKVKVVCLGKDKMGRISFSMKDVPAEA
- a CDS encoding DUF1538 domain-containing protein, yielding MNKKLKEKFDESVNAVLPITVIVLLLSIFVVPMETGTIALFLVGAFMLIIGMAFFQLGAETAMTPLGEGVGSSIMKTRKLPILISVCFLMGIIITLAEPDLQVLANQVPSIPNNTLIFTVALGVGVFLVIAVLRILFRISLPVLLCIFYIALFLLSFAAPADFIAVAFDSGGVTTGPMTVPFIMAIGVGLSATRNDKNGSSDSFGLISFCSIGPVLMVLLLGIFYHPTGAAYNETTIPDVITMQDVIREFVHMVPDYAKEVLLSILPVLFVFLIFQLISRRYHRPQMIKMIIGFLYTIIGLILFLTGVNVGFAPVGSLLGSSLAGQPWKWILIPIGALIGYYIVKAEPAVQVLNRQVEDVTNGSISRDTMNLSLSIGVSASVALALLRVLTGLNIYWLLIPGYLIALILTRFVPRVFVGIAFDSGGVASGPMTSTFLLPLAMGACTAIGGNVVTDAFGVVAMVAMAPLIAVQVMGVSYNIKLKKASTPAAALIGIDDNEILDFEEEF
- a CDS encoding S8 family peptidase; protein product: MDRVKKIIHTDYAYRSGLSGQNITVAVMDTGIVPHPDFEDRIIYFKDFCNGRNEMYDDNGHGTHVSGIIAGNGKMSEQYVKGTAHNVRRYSGVAPKCRIIMLKVLDENGNGNTKKVLDAVNWVKANRKLHHIRILNISVGMLPGAGVEEQRKLLHAIDELWDEGIMVVAAAGNNGPKENTVTIPGISRKVLTVGSSDDDTSDHGRKALKTGYSGRGPTACCIVKPEILAPGTGITSCSRDAMGYQVKSGTSMAAPVVSGALALAFEKYPSFTPAEMKLRLYERAYPRSTQLGKTGWGMIHVDYLVR
- the cls gene encoding cardiolipin synthase: MKKILHLIFGRFFVVAMAIILQVLWLCVVLWQLSYKFTYVNLLVRVIAIIVVLVIVNKWTNPANKLSWTFLILLSPVFGLMVYLLFGRSGLTKHTRERMDAVNRQVEALFQRDTAAEEKLEKESRSAYLQSSYIDKWAGFPLYQNTQTKYYRCGEEMFPDMLEALRGAEHFIFLEYFIIEEGYMFNTILDILEEKAKAGVDVRFIYDDVGSINSISFGYYKKLQERGIPCVTFNPFKPLISVVMNNRDHRKIFVVDGYIGFTGGINLADEYINKVQRFGYWKDTGVRIEGEAVWSLTAMFLEMWNYINRSTEDYSRFLPSVYQQKKTDSDGFVQPYGDSPLDNENVGENIYLNIISRAKKYVYIFTPYLIIDHEMLICLSNAAKSGVDVRIVTPGVPDKKAVYLLTQSYYEPLLKNGVRIFQYTPGFIHAKCFVCDDEIATVGSVNLDYRSLFLHFECGVFMYQSKAVMQVKEDCLKTFAESEEMDVAFCRERKLPVRMVQSLMRLFAPLL
- a CDS encoding D-alanyl-D-alanine carboxypeptidase family protein; the encoded protein is MKFVVSFLLSLNLFMQSTLFPVSSCFTPGTADSISFSSNTETVPAADLNISAPSAILMEASTGAIVYEKNSHESRHPASVTKIMTLLLIFDALSSKQISFDDTVTVSEHAASMGGSQVFLEPGETQTVDTMIKCISVASANDACVAMAEHIAGSESEFVRMMNERAKGLGMNDTTFINCCGLDADGHMTSANDIALMSRELITKYPKIHDYCTIWMENITHTTAKGSSEFGLTNTNKLIKHYQYATGLKTGFTNTAMYCISATAKKGGMELIAVIMGAPDIKSRSADATSLLNYGFGKCRIYCDNHEDKLDALPVEKGLADSVGIIYQRPFQYMTTDGSDLSGITKSIELPESVTAPVKKGGTAGKAVYFLNGTPIGSVSIVYTDTVNAAEYKDYFCRTLLYFVP
- a CDS encoding segregation and condensation protein A translates to MELTVKLQVFEGPLDLLLHLLEKNKVNIYDIPIVEITSQYMEYIAEMRRQDLNVMSEFLVMAATLLDIKSKMLLPAKESEDEQEEDPRAELVQQLLEYKMYKCMAYELKDRQIDAEKVLYKVPTIPPEVLAYEEPVDVNELMSGITLARLNDIFQSIIKKQADKIDPVRSKFGKIEKEEVSLSDKMSYVEEYSMHHGHFSFRSLLEAQSGKMEVVVTFLAILELMKMGKIVVSQEYTFDDIKIESKIAA